The Lytechinus variegatus isolate NC3 chromosome 1, Lvar_3.0, whole genome shotgun sequence nucleotide sequence GTTTATTTCTATATGACTAATGCCAACTAATGGCGCAGTCACATTTTCCCTAGCTACGacggccgtacggcaagtcgaaaacagccgttttcacAAATTTTGTACCAGTTACATAAAAATCAACAAAACGattgttttcgactcgccgtacgaccgccgtaggggaaattgactgcagcataaagatggaggttttttttctgatttcgaTACAGTGGGAGCCGAGGTGTAAAGCCTATTCGATTTATGTCAGAATCACACCGGCGAAAAACGACTAGAGAACAACAAATTAGGACATAGGTTCTATTTCCAATGACAAATAACTGTACATATCATTAGGGAGTAATGTAAAGAGAAAACAAACGGATGATTTGAATGATGAATGttataatttctattttcatcaGGTTTCCTATAGTCCATCAGGTACATCTCGAGGGTGCTATAGCAGGACATCCTTCTGCCTGGAAACCTGTCTCGGTCCAGACACAGACATCAACGATTGTCAACACTGCTGTGATTGCGATAACTGCAACGCTATCACCGCATCAAAGTTAGAATCCTCTGGGGACGATTATAACTGTGTTGCAACCACACCGCCGTCGACAACGACGACTACCAGATCCCCCACGAGTACTCTTCAGTCGACGACGATGACAACGGCCGTTGAGGGTGTAGTCCTTCCACGGGGTCATGCACATGGACTAAAAATGTCATTATATGTAGTGTTTTTGTCAGCTCTAGTAGCTTCTGTGACGATACTTTGACATGGGATGTAAAATGTCTCCAGCTTAATAAAAACTGTTttgtttaggcctacatgtatgtttgtcaTAGTTCATGCTGGTGTCCTCAGAAATGG carries:
- the LOC121407765 gene encoding uncharacterized protein LOC121407765 is translated as MIIMDICIAVICLFGFVSSATGLRCYQCTSDQSGSGPCADPLQTDNMQVVEDCKGTCYVSYSPSGTSRGCYSRTSFCLETCLGPDTDINDCQHCCDCDNCNAITASKLESSGDDYNCVATTPPSTTTTTRSPTSTLQSTTMTTAVEGVVLPRGHAHGLKMSLYVVFLSALVASVTIL